A genomic window from Salvia splendens isolate huo1 chromosome 11, SspV2, whole genome shotgun sequence includes:
- the LOC121753929 gene encoding E3 ubiquitin-protein ligase At4g11680-like, which translates to MNTRYFFSPDSLCTSASGISISSALPAAVDERISLNSWPRQPSRNTPPFLIRLAMKISRSRSYSFLRRVFHYQNGSGSDLGPNPFDSKRWMLMEFVALAVQILVTPYVLVITKDEKPVWPMRIWVVGYAFGCFLSLVLLLYRYSHVYLSQRDIERSHDESRDLQKCKTWLELLFAIWFVMGNVWVFDTRFGSYHRAPKLHVLCISFLAWKAVTYSFPFILFVLLCCCVPLLSTLLGYNMNSASLSRGATEEQLSALPSWRYKDVEQAQNLEIQECCICLAKYKEKEEIRQLPCTHLFHLNCVDQWLKIISCCPLCKQEIDK; encoded by the exons ATGAATACGAGGTATTTCTTCAGTCCGGATTCACTATGCACTTCTGCAAGCGGTATATCGATTTCATCGGCTTTGCCGGCAGCTGTGGATGAGAGGATTAGCCTGAACTCGTGGCCACGGCAGCCGTCGAGGAATACGCCTCCGTTCTTGATAAGATTAGCGATGAAGATATCGAGGTCGAGGTCGTATAGTTTTCTGAGGAGAGTGTTTCATTACCAGAACGGGTCAGGGTCGGACCTCGGGCCGAACCCGTTTGATTCGAAGAGATGGATGCTGATGGAGTTCGTGGCGCTGGCGGTTCAAATCCTCGTCACGCCTTACGTTTTGGTCATCACCAAAGACGAGAAGCCGGTTTGGCCGATGCGAATTTGGGTCGTCGGCTATGCTTTCGGATGCTTCCTTAGCCTCGTTCTTCTCCTTTACCGCTACAGCCATGTTTATCTATCTCAGCGAGATATTGAACGAAGCCACGATGAATCGAG AGACTTGCAGAAATGCAAGACGTGGCTCGAGTTGCTGTTTGCGATATGGTTTGTGATGGGCAACGTGTGGGTGTTCGACACGCGCTTCGGATCATACCACCGAGCTCCCAAGCTCCACGTCCTCTGCATCTCGTTCCTGGCGTGGAAGGCTGTCACCTACTCGTTCCCGTTCATACTGTTCGTGCTGCTCTGCTGCTGCGTGCCGTTGCTCAGCACCCTCCTGGGGTATAACATGAACTCGGCCTCCCTCAGCCGCGGAGCAACCGAGGAGCAGCTCTCCGCCCTCCCAAGCTGGAGATACAAGGATGTAGAGCAGGCTCAGAATCTTGAGATTCAA GAGTGTTGTATATGTCTGGCTAAGTACAAGGAAAAGGAAGAAATAAGGCAGTTGCCATGTACTCATCTTTTTCACCTCAACTGTGTGGACCAGTGGCTCAAGATTATCTCATGCTGCCCTCTTTGTAAGCAGGagatagacaagtaa